From one Candidatus Thioglobus sp. NP1 genomic stretch:
- a CDS encoding anthrone oxygenase family protein, with the protein MGVVHAAFWLTLEPVAFMNDFAGKFDLLVMTLPLTFLPSLLAIIVAIWSTRKTMLARNYWLCALVLTLIGLGLSAVYFLPMNNGFVAQSFTPEEARVNLEFWYNLHWVRVALSAVSCLFTLLAFKATVNAHHQIIQS; encoded by the coding sequence ATGGGAGTGGTACATGCGGCTTTCTGGTTAACCTTAGAGCCAGTTGCATTCATGAATGACTTCGCAGGTAAATTTGATTTGCTTGTGATGACTCTGCCCTTAACGTTTTTACCTAGCTTACTTGCGATAATTGTTGCTATCTGGAGCACACGGAAAACTATGCTCGCTCGAAATTATTGGCTTTGTGCGCTTGTTCTAACTTTGATCGGGCTTGGCCTATCTGCTGTCTACTTTTTACCAATGAATAATGGGTTTGTTGCGCAATCATTTACACCAGAAGAGGCTCGTGTAAATCTTGAATTCTGGTACAACTTACATTGGGTCCGAGTTGCACTATCTGCTGTGTCTTGCCTTTTTACGCTCTTGGCATTCAAAGCTACGGTAAATGCTCACCACCAAATAATCCAAAGTTAG
- a CDS encoding phytanoyl-CoA dioxygenase family protein translates to MQKLTQQKVNEFKSQGFLVLEDFVSSGVLLELKESLNSIFKEIHKESRRVKQSYDNKHYGDISKAGRKFTKNQSKYYPSIQKYLKSNRIKEVVTTLLDGDAFIFNEQFVTKEPSTPSSFNWHQDSGYINFDHKPYLTTWLALDDTNSLNGPLSIIPTNIETTLEVFTHQWSDKSKDLFIEVDETKAKTLHVSAGTLVVFSSLTPHASGANQSAKTRTAYLAQYSSEPIIDPNTGLDRNQAIPI, encoded by the coding sequence ATGCAAAAATTAACACAACAAAAAGTCAATGAATTCAAATCTCAAGGCTTTCTTGTATTAGAAGATTTTGTTAGTTCAGGAGTATTGTTAGAGCTTAAAGAGTCACTCAATAGCATCTTTAAAGAAATTCATAAAGAATCGAGAAGAGTAAAACAATCATATGACAATAAGCATTATGGTGATATCTCAAAAGCTGGTCGAAAATTTACTAAAAATCAAAGTAAATATTATCCTTCAATTCAGAAATACCTTAAAAGCAATCGTATAAAGGAAGTAGTTACAACGTTACTTGATGGTGATGCATTTATTTTCAATGAACAATTCGTAACGAAAGAGCCTAGCACGCCGTCAAGCTTTAATTGGCATCAAGATTCAGGATACATAAATTTTGATCATAAACCCTATTTGACAACTTGGTTGGCGCTTGATGATACCAATTCATTGAATGGACCTTTGTCGATTATTCCTACAAATATAGAGACCACTTTAGAAGTATTTACTCACCAATGGTCAGACAAATCAAAAGACTTATTTATTGAGGTTGATGAAACTAAAGCAAAGACTTTACATGTTTCTGCAGGAACTCTAGTGGTATTTTCTAGCCTTACTCCACATGCCTCTGGAGCAAATCAATCAGCCAAAACAAGAACAGCTTATCTAGCTCAATATTCATCAGAGCCAATTATTGACCCAAATACAGGATTAGATAGAAATCAAGCGATTCCAATTTAA
- a CDS encoding alginate lyase family protein, whose protein sequence is MKRLFILLILSFFSAQGLAGSCPDGSEPVKSISADGTYFIYNCGGSTTSSYETSSAKSNGLLPDTLKQIKVVKDWEPVADFEALKEYAKQVPINGFRVKKNKEWNCVNRITNVNPYPDEDSHRAWFHCQAYVHGLAASNPQILADILLTWASATKDPMFVIPVTKSGGYNVAGYDIPSTIGTFAQSYAFWYDEIEYTPDERKQVDSYMTKKLIEQKFPVMNYGTRPCDINNINSVFHKDTGTNNCGNIRMKVAVGEIMLGFRLENQTLLDKGHDDMYVVHAFVNEDGININHASRGGNTLNYSWEYTYYASLLAEIYDAVGYDYLEHTLPRGAKVHEYLSFNYRFLKDFKLTAQWAKYDVGSMWLPYSQIKNLSQEEYEKSDNGQNVYRWEDGDNEFVKAHTKFVKRYMPELYTFDVKNYMGSNFNESPNFGVHPYMLHLGNNIIEENNNVELIQKQAELEVELLQKQAELQDEKDAIDCKESSLRGSEYIAKWYVAIPEENWELKYKGMDRLTLATDNCKGKIHSSERFWPSSSDGGKLKNSSVRDKLKIRWKTNGQITISGDLIYWPLGGISATSLQGNLNNGKISGENDFGDKVVIEIISNNNLE, encoded by the coding sequence ATGAAGAGACTATTCATACTTTTAATTCTATCCTTTTTCTCAGCTCAAGGTCTCGCTGGGTCTTGTCCTGATGGCAGTGAGCCAGTAAAGAGTATTTCTGCTGATGGTACTTATTTTATATACAACTGTGGAGGTTCAACAACCTCTTCTTATGAAACCTCAAGTGCAAAGTCCAATGGACTATTACCAGATACACTTAAACAAATCAAAGTTGTGAAGGATTGGGAACCCGTTGCTGATTTTGAAGCTTTAAAAGAATATGCCAAACAAGTCCCAATAAATGGATTTCGAGTTAAAAAAAATAAAGAATGGAATTGTGTAAATAGAATTACAAATGTAAATCCATATCCAGATGAAGATTCACATCGTGCATGGTTTCATTGTCAAGCTTATGTTCATGGATTAGCGGCAAGCAATCCACAAATATTAGCAGACATATTACTTACGTGGGCATCAGCTACAAAAGATCCTATGTTTGTTATACCTGTTACAAAGTCTGGGGGTTACAATGTTGCAGGCTATGATATACCATCCACGATCGGAACATTTGCCCAGTCTTATGCGTTTTGGTATGACGAAATAGAGTACACACCAGATGAGCGTAAACAGGTAGATTCTTACATGACTAAAAAGCTAATAGAGCAAAAGTTTCCTGTGATGAATTATGGAACAAGGCCTTGTGATATAAATAATATTAACAGTGTCTTTCATAAAGATACAGGTACAAATAACTGTGGCAACATTCGAATGAAAGTAGCAGTGGGTGAAATTATGCTGGGCTTTAGATTAGAAAATCAAACTTTGTTAGATAAAGGGCATGATGATATGTATGTGGTGCATGCTTTTGTTAATGAAGATGGTATTAATATTAATCACGCCTCTAGAGGTGGAAATACATTGAATTACTCTTGGGAATACACATACTATGCAAGTTTACTAGCAGAGATATATGATGCAGTTGGCTATGACTATCTTGAACATACGCTTCCTCGCGGTGCAAAAGTGCATGAGTATTTAAGCTTTAATTACAGATTTTTAAAAGACTTTAAGCTGACTGCTCAATGGGCAAAATATGATGTTGGGTCAATGTGGCTTCCCTATAGTCAGATAAAGAATTTATCACAAGAAGAATATGAAAAAAGTGACAATGGTCAAAATGTTTATCGATGGGAAGATGGTGACAATGAATTTGTAAAAGCCCATACTAAATTTGTTAAGCGATATATGCCAGAACTTTATACTTTTGATGTAAAAAATTACATGGGTTCAAATTTTAATGAATCACCAAACTTTGGCGTTCATCCCTACATGCTTCATTTGGGTAATAATATTATAGAAGAAAATAACAATGTTGAGCTCATTCAGAAGCAAGCTGAACTCGAAGTTGAGCTCCTTCAGAAACAAGCTGAACTCCAAGATGAAAAAGATGCTATTGACTGTAAAGAAAGTAGTCTTCGTGGAAGTGAATATATTGCCAAATGGTATGTGGCAATTCCAGAAGAAAACTGGGAGCTTAAATATAAAGGAATGGACAGACTGACTTTAGCCACAGACAATTGTAAGGGCAAAATCCATAGCAGCGAAAGGTTCTGGCCATCGAGCTCAGATGGAGGTAAGTTAAAAAATAGTTCAGTTAGAGATAAATTAAAAATTAGATGGAAAACTAATGGTCAAATTACCATTTCAGGAGATCTTATATATTGGCCTTTAGGAGGGATTTCAGCCACATCTTTACAAGGTAATTTAAATAATGGCAAGATCTCTGGGGAAAACGATTTTGGAGATAAAGTTGTTATCGAAATTATTAGTAATAACAATCTTGAATAA
- a CDS encoding GMP reductase: MRIEEDIKLDYNNVLIRPKRSTLGSRKEVDLERGFKFRNYKGDTIDDYRHYRGVPIMASNMDGVGTFEMADILSKQQIFTCLVKTLAVDELVNYFNAKNDFRREHVAMSIGITDNDSAKFKEVYKQVDKGNLKYVCIDVANGYSERFSNFVRKFRKQYPNVVIIAGNVVTGEMTEELILNGADIVKVGIGPGSVCTTRIQTGVGYPQLSAVIECADAAHGLGGHIIADGGCASPGDVVKAFAGGSDFVMLGGMLAGHDEGGGKIITKEYITKEVDVTEKKSFIQFYGMSSDAANVKHFGGLKDYRSSEGREVLVPYRGEVSKTIQDILGGIRSSCTYAGAQRLKHLMRCTTFIRCYDTHNRVYENN; this comes from the coding sequence ATGAGAATCGAAGAAGATATAAAGTTAGATTATAACAATGTTTTAATAAGACCAAAACGAAGCACATTAGGTTCTCGCAAGGAAGTTGACTTAGAACGCGGTTTTAAATTTCGCAACTATAAAGGCGACACAATAGATGATTATCGACATTATCGAGGTGTGCCAATTATGGCCTCTAATATGGATGGAGTTGGTACATTTGAAATGGCAGACATCCTTTCAAAACAACAAATTTTTACCTGTCTTGTGAAGACCCTAGCAGTAGACGAACTCGTTAATTACTTTAATGCCAAGAATGATTTTAGACGTGAACATGTGGCAATGAGTATTGGTATTACTGATAATGATTCAGCAAAGTTCAAAGAAGTATACAAACAAGTTGATAAAGGCAATCTGAAGTATGTTTGTATTGATGTAGCAAATGGATATAGTGAGCGTTTTAGCAACTTCGTTAGAAAGTTTAGAAAACAATATCCGAATGTAGTAATCATTGCAGGCAATGTAGTCACTGGTGAAATGACAGAAGAATTAATTCTAAATGGTGCTGATATCGTTAAAGTCGGCATCGGACCAGGAAGTGTTTGTACTACTCGTATTCAAACTGGTGTTGGATATCCACAATTATCAGCAGTCATTGAATGTGCCGATGCGGCCCACGGACTAGGCGGACATATTATTGCTGATGGTGGTTGTGCTTCACCAGGTGATGTTGTTAAAGCATTTGCAGGAGGATCTGACTTTGTAATGCTAGGTGGAATGTTAGCTGGACATGACGAGGGTGGTGGTAAGATAATTACTAAAGAATATATTACAAAAGAAGTTGATGTGACTGAAAAAAAGTCATTTATTCAGTTCTATGGCATGAGTTCAGATGCAGCAAATGTAAAACACTTTGGCGGACTGAAAGATTATCGAAGCTCTGAAGGTCGTGAAGTATTAGTCCCATATCGAGGTGAAGTATCAAAAACAATTCAGGACATATTAGGTGGTATTAGAAGTTCATGTACCTACGCAGGTGCTCAACGTCTCAAACACTTAATGAGATGTACTACATTCATTCGTTGTTATGACACTCATAACAGAGTATATGAGAATAATTAA
- a CDS encoding ester cyclase — MIDPRQANKAAYKKYCDTFRSNASGGLFNACKEFHSDNAAIHVTAPINFVNGFSGLYESLYEPLLYAMPDLYRRTELLFSGNAKGGDWVTGHGHLVGTFKKDWMGIPATGQIVFIRFGEFHRMEDGRALESYLFFDIIDLMRQIDRWPLPVPSIGEEFFIPGPITCDGLVMAPQDDADSKKSVNMVFDMLKCLYTKDEAWRPYWHENMMWYGPAGYGSYIGIDGFARFQMPYESVFDPRRKGETGLTGEPGSDLDKAVKGHFTRFAEGNYVASGGWPSHGSYLTKDWLGVKASGQLFAVRVADWWRRDGDLLVENWVFVDLIDMLLQLDYDVFEAVDIKLDL; from the coding sequence ATGATTGATCCGCGCCAAGCCAATAAGGCGGCATACAAGAAGTATTGTGACACATTTCGCAGCAACGCAAGTGGAGGTCTATTCAACGCCTGTAAGGAATTCCATAGTGATAATGCAGCCATTCATGTCACTGCACCAATAAATTTTGTCAATGGTTTTTCTGGCTTGTATGAGTCATTATATGAACCTTTGCTATATGCCATGCCTGATCTTTATCGCCGTACTGAATTACTTTTTTCCGGCAACGCTAAGGGCGGTGACTGGGTGACGGGCCATGGGCATCTTGTTGGAACCTTTAAGAAAGACTGGATGGGGATTCCCGCAACTGGACAAATTGTGTTTATACGATTTGGCGAATTTCACCGTATGGAAGATGGCCGGGCATTAGAATCCTATCTATTTTTTGACATTATTGACCTGATGCGTCAGATTGATCGCTGGCCACTGCCTGTTCCAAGCATTGGTGAAGAGTTTTTTATTCCTGGCCCCATTACTTGTGATGGGCTGGTGATGGCACCACAAGATGATGCTGACAGTAAAAAAAGCGTCAATATGGTCTTTGATATGTTGAAGTGCCTTTACACAAAAGATGAGGCTTGGCGTCCCTACTGGCATGAAAATATGATGTGGTACGGACCGGCTGGCTATGGAAGTTATATCGGTATTGATGGGTTTGCTCGGTTCCAAATGCCTTACGAAAGTGTTTTTGATCCTCGCCGAAAAGGGGAAACTGGTTTAACTGGTGAACCTGGCTCAGATCTAGACAAAGCTGTCAAAGGACATTTCACCAGATTTGCAGAAGGAAATTATGTGGCATCCGGTGGATGGCCTTCTCATGGAAGTTATTTGACAAAGGACTGGTTGGGAGTGAAGGCTTCGGGACAGTTGTTCGCAGTTCGTGTTGCCGACTGGTGGCGCCGCGATGGTGATCTGCTAGTTGAGAATTGGGTGTTTGTCGATCTTATCGATATGTTGTTGCAGCTTGACTATGATGTGTTTGAGGCGGTGGATATCAAGTTGGACTTATAA
- a CDS encoding surface-adhesin E family protein gives MKKKLLLLIFSLLLSFNSYGEWIQVPTNEKANTYIDFDNLQLRADGYVYWWMMASDSSSSQKAYIQTDCETKAINVLQLDSYDEPMGAADLTSTKPDEGWLYVAPDRGIYRFIRVVCKLAEETPEEREKSITNLLMELEYKTKINTLSEEQT, from the coding sequence ATGAAAAAAAAACTACTCCTACTAATCTTCTCTTTATTGCTCTCCTTTAATTCTTATGGTGAGTGGATTCAAGTACCTACTAATGAAAAAGCTAATACATACATTGATTTTGATAATCTTCAGTTGAGAGCTGACGGGTATGTTTATTGGTGGATGATGGCATCTGATTCATCATCAAGTCAAAAGGCTTATATACAAACTGATTGTGAAACTAAAGCTATAAATGTTTTACAACTAGATTCTTATGATGAACCAATGGGTGCTGCAGATTTGACTTCAACTAAACCAGATGAGGGGTGGCTATATGTAGCACCAGACAGAGGAATTTATAGATTTATAAGAGTTGTTTGTAAACTGGCTGAAGAAACTCCTGAAGAAAGGGAAAAGAGTATTACTAATCTTCTAATGGAACTTGAATATAAAACTAAGATTAATACATTAAGTGAAGAGCAAACTTAA